Within Lactobacillus amylovorus DSM 20531, the genomic segment GCTGGCTTGATAACAACTTGGAACTGGTGGTGTTGGAATAACCGGTTAGGGTTTTCACCATAACGACCATCTGCAGGTCTTCTTGAAGGCTCTACATAGCAAGCTGCCCATGGTTCAGGACCAACTGCACGAAGAAAAGTGTAAGGACTCATCGTACCTGCACCTTTTTCAACATCGTAAGAAGGCATAATCATACAACCTTTGGAGGACCAGAATTGTTCCAGCTTAAAGATCATATTTTGAATGTTTAATTTCTTATCTGCCATTTTCCTTAATTCTCCTCCTGCGCTAGGCCATAAAAAAAGCCTATGCAAAATTTTGCATAGGGACGAAATATATCGCGGTTCCACCCTAATTCAGGAAGTGTTCTTCCTGCACTTAATTGAGCTTTGACTAGAGGGGCCTTTTCCTAGGTACCCTTACACCAAACGGTACTCGCTTAACTAGTACTTTTCTAATCCTCATCATCGCCAAATACGTACATATTTTAACACATGAATTAGGTTTAAACCAGATATTTACTAACTAAAAAAGTTTTAATTCATCTAAGAATTTTTTGGTTTTTAAATTCAAATCGATCGTCTCACGGTAGATGCGATCAATCGCTTTTCTAGTAGCCTTTTTTGTTTCTTCATTAATTTTAATTGTGCCAAGACGATCTGTAAGAAGCAGGCCGATTGTTCTTAAAACGGCGGTTTCTTTTGGTTTTAAATGCATGCGACTATTTACTACACCAAAATGGTCGCTACAAACAACACCGCCTAATTTAATTGAATAATCGAAAATACCTTTTTCTTTACCACAAATTACGCAATGACGAAGCTCGGGCTCAACGCCATAAGCTCCAAGCATTTTCATTTGCACAATTTGCGTGATCATCTCGCTATCAACGCCTTCATTGATTTTTTTCAGGGCAAAAAGAGCTAAGTCATAATACTTGCCAATTGGCTGATATTCGACAAAAGCATGATCAATTAAGTCAAAAATAAAAGAAGCATAAGCATTCTTCGTTAGATCTTGGTATAACCCATCGAATTGCTTTACTTCTTTATACGTGCGTAGATTGCTCAAACCATGACCACTTGTGTAAATAACATAAGTTCCCATTGAGAAGTTAAGCGTTGCAGCACTTAAACGTGACTTTGGCCGCAAGGCTCCCTTCACAATCAAGGTAATTATTCCATCTTGTTTAGTCATGATTTTCGCTAATAAATCTGCTTCTTTATATTTTTGTCTCTTGAAAATAATACCCTGAACTTCTTTAAGTTCGCGTACCATTAACTAAGTTCCTTCTTATCGTAGCCAATTTGTTTCAAAAAGCTTGGATCTGAGCGCCAGTTGTGTTGGACTTTAACCCAGAGACGCAAATTAACCCTTTCTCCCAATAAATCTTCAATTTCCTTACGAGAGTTAATACCAATTTGCTTGAGCATCTTACCACCTTTACCTATGATAATGCCCTTTTGTCCATCTCTTTCAACATAAATGGTTGCTTCAATCACCAACTTGCCATTTTGGTGTTTATTCATTCGATCAACGGCAACCGCGGTAGCGTGCGGTACTTCTTGCGAAGTAAGTCGTAAGATCTGTTCACGAATAAGTTCAGCGACGACAAAATATTCAGGCCGATCTGTTATCTGGTCAGCACTATAATATTGTGGTCCTTCTGGCAAGTACTTGTTAAGCGTAGCTAATAAGTCTTCAATACCAATGCCTTTAGTAGCAGAAATCGGTAGTATTTCTTTAAAGCCCTCTAGCTTATGGTATGAATCCATAATTGGCAACAACTTGTTAGGGTGAATTTGATCAACCTTATTGATTACTAAAAATACGGGAACTTTTACTTCCTTAAGCAAATCAGCAATGTATTGATCACCTTTACCAATTTCCTCAGGTTCTACCATGAATAAAACTAAATCTACATCATTTAAACTAGAAAGACTAGCTTTATCCATATAGTCGTCAAGTTTTGAATGAGGCTTAAAGATACCTGGTGTATCTACAAAGACGATTTGCATATCATCGGAAGTATAAATGCCTGAGATACGATTTCTCGTGGTCTGAGGCTTAT encodes:
- the recO gene encoding DNA repair protein RecO — its product is MVRELKEVQGIIFKRQKYKEADLLAKIMTKQDGIITLIVKGALRPKSRLSAATLNFSMGTYVIYTSGHGLSNLRTYKEVKQFDGLYQDLTKNAYASFIFDLIDHAFVEYQPIGKYYDLALFALKKINEGVDSEMITQIVQMKMLGAYGVEPELRHCVICGKEKGIFDYSIKLGGVVCSDHFGVVNSRMHLKPKETAVLRTIGLLLTDRLGTIKINEETKKATRKAIDRIYRETIDLNLKTKKFLDELKLF
- the era gene encoding GTPase Era — encoded protein: MEEKKFKSGFVALVGRPNVGKSTLMNYLVGQKVAITSNKPQTTRNRISGIYTSDDMQIVFVDTPGIFKPHSKLDDYMDKASLSSLNDVDLVLFMVEPEEIGKGDQYIADLLKEVKVPVFLVINKVDQIHPNKLLPIMDSYHKLEGFKEILPISATKGIGIEDLLATLNKYLPEGPQYYSADQITDRPEYFVVAELIREQILRLTSQEVPHATAVAVDRMNKHQNGKLVIEATIYVERDGQKGIIIGKGGKMLKQIGINSRKEIEDLLGERVNLRLWVKVQHNWRSDPSFLKQIGYDKKELS